A genomic window from Blastococcus saxobsidens DD2 includes:
- a CDS encoding Mu transposase C-terminal domain-containing protein, which yields MTPGRAAVLRPGDRVHFDGGEHQVIALAGTSVRLRAGDGTEQVVLAGYLLASPEFAVIGGAPAPAVQPFGLLDRLPAGVLEAAREWERQVVEVETGLPPNPPSGAVPRAGYDPATTTLRQREEAKAAELAVSVRTVQLRRARYARQGLWGLVDQRAAREWEATGRVDARLVEAVREVIEAETDTSTGTRSRLIRRAAKAVEATHGPGVVPLPGRTTFYRLIDVLAAGRHTFGSAVTRRQTANRPPGVFTPSHAARPGAQVQIDSTPIDVLVLLDNGTPVRADLTIAVDVASRTICAAVLRPVGTKAVDAALLLARMLVPEPMRPGWPVALRMAASRLPHARLVDIDARMQLAAARPVIVPDTIVIDGGKVFLSDTFTRACARLGVSVQRARPRTPTDKPIVETTFEAINSLFCQHVASYTGYNTTLRGTDATGAWTLPELQDLLDEWLLAGWQTRPHDALRDPLAPRRALSPNEMYAALVAAAGYLPLTLAGEDYLELLPVAWRAINAYGIRIGYRTYDSPELGPWRQQHSGVTARRGLWEVHYDPYDATHVFVRTAEGWLTVPWTHLPMVSAPFAEFTWRHARRLAAEAGRDDTNETEVARVLDDLLTRAQAGPVDKVSDRIAARTRVAAAAHSPPSRDDDADADTAAPEDVERDDGRDGRLATVIPFGVFDADAEADRW from the coding sequence ATGACGCCGGGACGGGCCGCGGTGCTGCGGCCGGGCGACCGGGTGCACTTCGACGGCGGCGAGCACCAGGTCATCGCGCTGGCCGGCACGTCGGTGCGGCTGCGCGCGGGCGACGGCACCGAGCAGGTGGTGCTTGCCGGCTACCTGCTGGCCTCCCCGGAGTTCGCGGTCATCGGCGGCGCGCCGGCGCCGGCGGTGCAGCCGTTCGGGCTGCTCGACCGGCTGCCGGCCGGCGTGCTGGAGGCGGCGCGGGAGTGGGAACGCCAGGTGGTGGAGGTGGAGACCGGGCTGCCGCCGAACCCGCCGTCCGGCGCGGTCCCGCGGGCGGGCTATGACCCGGCGACCACGACGCTGCGCCAGCGCGAGGAGGCGAAGGCGGCCGAGCTCGCGGTCAGCGTTCGCACAGTGCAACTGCGCCGGGCCCGCTACGCCCGGCAGGGCCTGTGGGGACTGGTGGACCAGCGGGCGGCGCGGGAGTGGGAAGCGACCGGACGGGTGGATGCGCGGCTGGTTGAGGCGGTCCGGGAGGTCATCGAGGCGGAGACCGACACCTCGACCGGCACCCGGTCGCGGCTGATCCGCCGGGCGGCCAAGGCGGTCGAGGCCACCCACGGGCCCGGGGTGGTGCCGCTGCCGGGCCGGACGACGTTCTACCGGCTGATCGACGTCCTGGCCGCCGGCCGGCACACGTTCGGCTCGGCGGTCACCCGCAGGCAGACCGCCAACCGCCCACCGGGGGTGTTCACCCCCAGCCACGCCGCCCGGCCGGGGGCGCAGGTGCAGATCGACTCCACCCCGATCGACGTGCTGGTGCTGCTGGACAACGGGACCCCGGTGCGCGCCGATCTGACGATCGCGGTCGACGTCGCCTCCCGCACCATCTGCGCGGCGGTGCTGCGCCCGGTCGGCACCAAGGCGGTGGACGCGGCGCTGCTGCTGGCCCGGATGCTGGTGCCCGAGCCGATGCGGCCGGGCTGGCCGGTGGCGCTACGGATGGCCGCCTCCCGGCTGCCGCACGCCCGGCTGGTCGACATCGACGCGCGGATGCAGTTGGCCGCGGCCCGGCCGGTGATCGTGCCGGACACCATCGTGATCGACGGCGGCAAGGTGTTCCTCTCCGACACGTTCACCCGCGCCTGCGCCCGGCTGGGCGTCTCGGTGCAGCGGGCGAGGCCGCGGACGCCGACGGACAAGCCGATCGTCGAGACGACATTCGAGGCGATCAATTCTCTGTTCTGCCAGCACGTGGCCTCCTACACCGGCTACAACACCACGCTGCGGGGCACGGATGCGACCGGCGCCTGGACGCTGCCGGAGCTGCAGGACCTGCTCGATGAGTGGCTGCTGGCCGGCTGGCAGACCCGCCCGCACGACGCGTTGCGTGACCCGCTGGCACCGCGGCGGGCGCTCTCGCCGAATGAGATGTATGCCGCGCTGGTCGCCGCCGCTGGCTACCTGCCGCTGACGCTGGCCGGGGAGGACTACCTGGAGCTGCTGCCGGTGGCCTGGCGGGCGATCAACGCCTACGGCATCCGGATCGGCTACCGCACCTACGACAGTCCTGAGCTGGGCCCGTGGCGGCAGCAGCACTCCGGGGTCACCGCCCGCCGCGGGTTGTGGGAGGTGCACTACGACCCTTATGACGCCACGCACGTGTTCGTGCGCACCGCCGAGGGCTGGCTGACGGTGCCGTGGACCCACCTGCCAATGGTCTCGGCGCCGTTCGCCGAGTTCACCTGGCGGCACGCCCGGCGCCTCGCCGCCGAGGCAGGTCGGGACGACACCAACGAGACCGAGGTCGCCCGGGTGCTCGATGACCTGCTCACCCGGGCGCAGGCCGGCCCGGTGGACAAGGTCAGCGACCGGATCGCCGCCCGCACCCGGGTCGCCGCGGCCGCGCACAGCCCCCCATCCCGGGACGATGACGCGGACGCGGACACCGCCGCGCCGGAGGACGTCGAGCGGGATGACGGCCGCGACGGGCGGCTGGCCACGGTGATCCCGTTCGGGGTCTTCGATGCCGACGCGGAGGCCGACCGGTGGTGA
- a CDS encoding MFS transporter — translation MTRREELRPTARVPSAGIRADGDAFPGWRIVAVLALGQVVSWGVLYYAFPVALVTITADTGWSETATTGAFTVGLIASALAGIPVGRWLDRFGPRPVMTTGSVLAAAAIASIALSPGLSWFFAAWLVAGVAMSAVLYQPAFAALTRWYGPHRVRALTALTLVAGLASTVFAPLTSLLLEQLSWRDTYLLLAGVLAVVTVPLHLVALDLPWTDTRSTAHLTTDDEAGSPESDRAVRAVLTSRAFWLLSGGLTLTAFGLYATSVTLLIPLLTERGMSASLAATTLGLLGAGQLLGRLGYAPLSARTAPATRAVVIVAASAAAIGLLAAVPGPAWALIAVAVLVGAVRGAGTLLQATVVAEEWGPARYASLAGAFAAPITAAAALAPFGGAAVADVVGSRTGALTALACMVALGAVFVVAAHRVRGPEAPNSAGGGGEQSVA, via the coding sequence GTGACCCGCCGGGAGGAGCTGAGGCCCACCGCCCGCGTGCCCTCTGCGGGGATCCGCGCGGACGGGGATGCGTTCCCGGGTTGGCGCATCGTCGCGGTGCTGGCCCTCGGCCAAGTCGTCAGCTGGGGCGTCCTGTACTACGCCTTCCCCGTCGCGCTGGTCACCATCACCGCCGACACCGGCTGGTCGGAGACCGCGACGACCGGTGCGTTCACCGTCGGGCTGATCGCCTCGGCGCTGGCCGGGATTCCGGTCGGGCGGTGGCTGGACCGGTTCGGGCCGCGGCCGGTGATGACCACCGGCTCGGTGCTCGCGGCGGCGGCGATCGCCTCCATCGCACTGTCCCCGGGCCTGAGCTGGTTCTTCGCGGCGTGGCTGGTCGCCGGCGTCGCGATGTCGGCGGTGCTGTACCAGCCGGCGTTCGCCGCACTCACCCGCTGGTACGGCCCGCACCGGGTGCGGGCCTTGACCGCGCTGACCCTGGTCGCCGGGCTGGCGAGCACCGTCTTCGCGCCGCTGACGAGCCTGCTGCTGGAGCAGCTGAGCTGGCGCGACACCTACCTGCTGCTCGCCGGTGTGCTCGCCGTGGTGACCGTGCCGCTGCACCTGGTCGCCCTCGACCTCCCTTGGACTGACACCCGCTCCACCGCGCACCTCACGACCGACGATGAGGCCGGGTCGCCGGAAAGTGACCGTGCAGTGCGCGCGGTGCTGACCAGCCGTGCGTTCTGGCTGCTGTCCGGCGGGCTGACGCTGACGGCGTTCGGGCTTTACGCCACCAGCGTCACGCTGCTCATCCCGCTGCTGACCGAACGCGGCATGTCCGCTTCACTCGCCGCGACCACCCTCGGCCTGCTCGGTGCCGGACAACTGCTGGGGCGTCTCGGCTACGCCCCGCTGAGCGCCCGCACCGCGCCGGCGACACGGGCGGTGGTCATCGTCGCCGCGTCGGCGGCCGCCATCGGCCTGCTGGCCGCGGTGCCCGGACCGGCCTGGGCACTGATTGCGGTAGCCGTGCTGGTCGGCGCGGTCCGCGGGGCAGGCACGCTGCTGCAGGCCACCGTCGTCGCCGAGGAGTGGGGCCCCGCCCGCTACGCCTCCCTGGCAGGGGCGTTCGCCGCCCCCATCACCGCTGCTGCTGCGCTGGCACCGTTCGGCGGCGCCGCGGTGGCCGACGTCGTCGGGTCCCGCACCGGCGCACTGACCGCGCTGGCCTGCATGGTGGCGCTCGGCGCGGTGTTCGTGGTCGCCGCGCACCGGGTCCGCGGACCGGAGGCGCCGAACTCAGCTGGCGGAGGCGGCGAGCAGTCGGTCGCGTAG
- a CDS encoding arsenate reductase ArsC, translating to MTTDKSLPGLLTPEAALHRLADDLAARFTGVFARETVDRYVFESYTALRRTAKVTTHLPALTSRFATERLTALAQAKGAITTGVPEVLFVCVHNAGRSQMAAGLLNAHAAGRVHVRSAGSLPTAQIDDAVTEAMAEVGVDLGAEFPKPLTDDVVQAADVVITMGCGDACPVYPGKRYLDWAVRDPAGLSVGEVRAIRADIDTRVRALLADLVPSATLS from the coding sequence ATGACGACGGACAAGTCCCTGCCGGGCCTGCTCACTCCGGAGGCCGCCCTGCACCGGCTGGCCGACGACCTGGCCGCCCGCTTCACCGGCGTGTTCGCCCGGGAGACCGTCGACCGGTACGTCTTCGAGTCCTACACCGCCCTGCGCCGCACCGCGAAGGTCACCACTCATCTGCCGGCGCTCACCTCCCGGTTCGCCACCGAGCGGCTCACTGCGCTGGCCCAGGCCAAAGGCGCCATCACCACCGGCGTGCCCGAGGTGCTGTTCGTCTGCGTGCACAACGCCGGCCGGTCCCAGATGGCCGCCGGTCTGCTGAACGCGCACGCCGCCGGGCGGGTGCACGTCCGCTCGGCCGGCTCCCTGCCGACGGCGCAGATCGACGACGCGGTGACCGAGGCGATGGCCGAGGTTGGTGTCGACCTCGGTGCGGAGTTCCCCAAGCCGCTGACCGACGACGTCGTGCAGGCCGCCGACGTGGTCATCACGATGGGCTGCGGCGATGCCTGCCCGGTGTACCCCGGCAAGCGGTACCTGGACTGGGCCGTCCGCGACCCCGCCGGGCTGAGCGTCGGTGAGGTCCGTGCGATCCGCGCCGACATCGACACCCGGGTCCGCGCATTGCTGGCCGACCTCGTTCCCTCTGCCACCCTCAGCTGA
- a CDS encoding arsenate reductase ArsC gives MSEKPSVLFVCVHNAGRSQMAAGWLTHLAGDAVEVRSAGSLPADQVNPAAVEAMAEVGIDISAQQPKVLTTEAVEASDVVITMGCGDACPIFPGKRYLDWALEDPAGQGVDAVRPIRDDIEFRIRGLLAELGVPAPAATR, from the coding sequence GTGTCCGAGAAGCCCAGCGTCCTGTTCGTCTGCGTGCACAACGCCGGCCGGTCCCAGATGGCCGCCGGCTGGCTCACCCACCTGGCCGGGGACGCCGTCGAGGTGCGGTCGGCCGGTTCGCTGCCCGCCGACCAGGTCAACCCTGCCGCGGTGGAGGCGATGGCCGAGGTCGGCATCGACATCTCCGCTCAGCAGCCGAAGGTGCTGACCACCGAGGCGGTGGAGGCCTCCGACGTGGTCATCACGATGGGCTGCGGTGACGCCTGCCCGATCTTCCCCGGGAAGCGGTATCTGGACTGGGCGCTGGAGGACCCGGCGGGGCAGGGCGTCGACGCCGTCCGTCCCATCCGCGACGACATCGAGTTCCGCATCCGCGGGCTGCTGGCCGAGCTCGGCGTGCCGGCGCCGGCCGCCACCCGCTGA
- a CDS encoding TniQ family protein has translation MPPLRLPIPVPPARHETLASYLARLANLHGMAPRELWEPISTPRPGSARRDALADRLAALTGRPTSHLAGALPELRDPPPDWAAWRHQPQPGCPRCDARHGGGAVARLLPHHRYVCTRHRYWIGPPDAGQPATALGDNLDDDLDDVVCAQRRHLRLLRRHGPAATFDAVLTGFLICGHLWADRPDADTVSWQLRWEGRTKLLIPVGAEAVTFSASRLFAAVYPEAVTLAAVLASPAWRRLASGSPEQQRRFRTEIGRLLAHPGYQPPDGGDAIAHWMKYDSHRPPSRPEKLFPDTREYGALRPAGASAQSQARTDRSAYWFGINRRGGSTLLHHRHIRPVLIRDWSPRMDGITATIFASSTTIDLHRKPESRLDIADSTLPTEDASGRLVTESATLT, from the coding sequence ATGCCCCCGCTCCGGTTGCCGATCCCGGTCCCGCCGGCCCGGCACGAGACGCTGGCCTCCTACCTTGCGCGGCTGGCGAACCTGCACGGGATGGCGCCGCGCGAGCTCTGGGAGCCGATCAGCACCCCCCGCCCCGGATCCGCCCGGCGCGACGCCCTCGCGGATCGGCTCGCCGCTCTCACCGGCCGCCCAACCTCACACCTCGCCGGGGCGCTGCCCGAGTTGCGCGACCCGCCGCCAGACTGGGCCGCGTGGCGGCACCAGCCCCAGCCCGGCTGCCCCCGCTGCGACGCCCGGCACGGCGGGGGAGCGGTGGCCCGACTGCTGCCGCACCACCGCTACGTCTGCACCCGCCACCGGTACTGGATCGGGCCCCCGGACGCCGGCCAGCCGGCCACCGCTCTCGGCGACAACCTCGACGACGACCTCGACGACGTCGTCTGCGCCCAGCGGCGCCACCTGAGGCTGCTGCGCCGACACGGGCCGGCGGCGACCTTCGACGCGGTGCTGACCGGGTTCCTCATCTGCGGGCACCTGTGGGCCGACCGACCCGACGCCGACACAGTCTCCTGGCAGCTCCGATGGGAGGGCCGCACGAAGCTACTCATCCCCGTCGGAGCAGAGGCGGTGACGTTCAGCGCCTCCCGGCTGTTCGCCGCGGTATATCCCGAAGCCGTCACCCTCGCGGCGGTGCTCGCCTCACCGGCCTGGCGGCGGCTGGCCAGCGGCAGCCCCGAGCAGCAGCGGCGGTTCCGCACCGAGATCGGCCGCCTGCTCGCCCACCCCGGCTATCAGCCGCCCGACGGCGGCGACGCGATCGCGCACTGGATGAAATACGACAGCCACCGCCCGCCGAGCCGACCCGAGAAGCTCTTCCCGGACACCCGCGAGTACGGCGCGCTCCGCCCGGCTGGGGCCAGCGCCCAGAGCCAGGCCCGGACCGACCGCAGCGCCTACTGGTTCGGCATCAACCGGCGCGGCGGCAGCACCCTCCTGCACCACCGCCACATCCGCCCAGTCCTGATCCGCGACTGGTCACCCAGGATGGACGGGATCACCGCCACGATCTTCGCCAGCAGCACCACGATCGACCTGCATCGCAAGCCGGAGTCAAGGCTCGACATCGCCGACTCGACGCTACCCACGGAAGACGCCAGCGGCCGCCTGGTCACCGAAAGTGCAACCTTGACCTGA
- a CDS encoding low molecular weight phosphatase family protein — protein MSAPQVLFVCVKNAGKSQMAAGLMRAAAGDSLEVASAGTRPGDAVNRLSAQSLLEAGVDITDSQPRPITANLIAAADVVVTLGGEARIDPDLVTAAAELRPETRFETWVTDEPSDRGIDGIERMRLVRDDIAARVADLRDRLLAASAS, from the coding sequence GTGAGCGCGCCACAGGTGCTGTTCGTGTGCGTGAAGAACGCCGGTAAGTCCCAGATGGCGGCCGGGCTGATGCGGGCCGCCGCCGGTGACAGCCTCGAGGTCGCTTCGGCGGGCACCCGGCCCGGCGACGCGGTCAACCGACTGTCGGCGCAGTCTCTCCTAGAGGCCGGGGTCGACATCACCGACTCCCAGCCGCGCCCGATCACTGCCAACCTCATCGCCGCCGCCGACGTGGTCGTCACCCTCGGCGGCGAGGCCCGCATCGACCCCGACCTGGTCACTGCCGCCGCCGAGCTCCGTCCGGAAACCCGGTTCGAGACGTGGGTGACCGACGAGCCCTCCGACCGGGGCATCGACGGCATCGAGCGGATGCGGCTCGTCCGCGACGACATCGCCGCCCGCGTCGCCGACCTACGCGACCGACTGCTCGCCGCCTCCGCCAGCTGA
- the arsB gene encoding ACR3 family arsenite efflux transporter, with amino-acid sequence MYPVLAKVRYSELDRVTGDRKLLGASLVLNWVLGPALMFALAWLLLPDLPEYRTGLIIVGLARCIAMVLIWNDLSCGDREAGAVLVAINSVFQIVAFAALGWFYLQVLPGWLGLETTSAEFSFWAIVVSVLVFLGIPLVAGFLTRTLGERRKGRDWYEGTFLPRIGPVALYGLLFTIVMLFALQGDAITSNPWDVARIALPLLAYFFLMFGGSFLLGMRLRLGYAKTATLAFTAAGNNFELAIAVAIGTFGVTSGQALAGVVGPLIEVPVLVALVYVSLWAARRWFPGDPTVPAPVRSSR; translated from the coding sequence ATGTACCCGGTGCTGGCCAAAGTCCGGTACTCCGAGCTCGACCGCGTGACCGGTGACCGGAAGCTCCTCGGGGCGAGCCTGGTGCTCAACTGGGTGCTCGGTCCGGCGCTGATGTTCGCGCTGGCCTGGCTGCTGCTGCCCGACCTGCCCGAGTACAGGACCGGCCTGATCATCGTGGGTCTGGCGCGCTGTATCGCGATGGTGCTGATCTGGAATGACCTGTCGTGCGGTGACCGGGAAGCCGGCGCCGTGCTGGTCGCCATCAATTCGGTGTTCCAGATCGTCGCCTTCGCCGCTCTGGGCTGGTTCTACCTCCAGGTGCTGCCCGGCTGGCTCGGGCTGGAGACCACCTCGGCGGAGTTCAGCTTCTGGGCCATCGTCGTGTCGGTCCTGGTGTTCCTCGGCATCCCGCTGGTCGCCGGCTTCCTCACCCGCACGCTGGGCGAGCGACGGAAGGGCCGGGACTGGTACGAGGGCACATTCCTGCCCCGTATCGGCCCGGTCGCGCTCTACGGGCTGCTGTTCACGATCGTCATGCTCTTCGCGCTCCAGGGCGACGCCATCACGTCCAACCCGTGGGACGTCGCCCGCATTGCGCTGCCGCTGCTGGCCTACTTCTTCCTGATGTTCGGCGGCTCGTTCCTGCTCGGCATGCGCCTGCGGCTGGGCTACGCCAAGACCGCCACGCTGGCGTTCACCGCGGCCGGGAACAACTTCGAGCTGGCCATCGCCGTCGCCATCGGAACCTTCGGCGTCACCAGCGGTCAGGCACTGGCCGGCGTGGTCGGGCCGCTCATCGAGGTCCCTGTCCTCGTCGCCCTCGTCTACGTGTCGCTGTGGGCGGCACGGCGCTGGTTCCCCGGCGACCCCACCGTTCCCGCTCCCGTTCGGAGTTCGCGATGA
- a CDS encoding ArsR/SmtB family transcription factor, translating to MTGGLNADAAAALAQTLKALADPARLRLLSLIAGSSTGEACVCDLTGPLGLSQPTVSHHCKVLVDAGLLTREKRGVWAYYALVRGALDNLAGVLSATGAPGGRTPAAAALA from the coding sequence ATGACCGGCGGCCTGAACGCCGACGCGGCTGCAGCGCTGGCCCAGACACTCAAGGCACTGGCCGACCCCGCTCGGCTGCGGCTGCTGTCACTGATCGCCGGCAGCAGCACCGGCGAAGCCTGCGTGTGCGACCTCACCGGGCCCCTGGGCCTGAGTCAGCCAACGGTCTCCCACCACTGCAAGGTGCTCGTCGACGCCGGCCTGCTGACCCGGGAGAAGCGCGGCGTGTGGGCCTACTACGCCCTCGTCCGCGGCGCCCTCGACAACCTGGCCGGCGTACTCAGCGCCACCGGCGCCCCGGGAGGCCGGACCCCCGCCGCAGCCGCACTCGCCTGA
- a CDS encoding TniB family NTP-binding protein produces the protein MTDPDGGIDPGGVEDPLTTKEGWRRFVDRQPSPPALLETAALAGLPPRQREAYDQARRDYHADLPLANTPTIQQLIATARLLVQLNRHQISARRGVIVSGASGTGKTTALTQLGRTHERRTRRRFPEDEHRLPVLYVTVPPAATARMLAVEFARFLGLSFTARANLTDVTEAVCTTATRTRVELVCVDELHNLNLATRAGAEVSDQLKYFAERLPATFCYAGIDVEAQGLFAGVRGRQIAGRFTVIPATAFAYGTTEQREQWRALIATMDGTLRLHRHRPGDLLALEEHLYRRSGGMIGSLSQLVRGAAILAIEDGSERITRELLETVPVDYAAERAATPPRAVGNRGGRKQAAG, from the coding sequence GTGACCGACCCCGACGGCGGCATCGACCCGGGCGGGGTCGAGGATCCGCTGACCACCAAGGAGGGCTGGCGCCGCTTCGTCGACCGGCAGCCGAGCCCGCCGGCGCTGCTCGAGACCGCGGCGCTGGCCGGGCTGCCACCCCGGCAGCGGGAGGCCTACGACCAGGCGCGGCGGGACTACCACGCCGACCTGCCGCTGGCGAACACCCCGACGATCCAGCAGCTGATCGCCACCGCACGGCTACTGGTCCAGCTCAACCGGCACCAGATCTCCGCCCGCCGCGGGGTGATCGTCTCCGGCGCCTCCGGGACCGGGAAGACGACCGCGCTGACCCAGCTGGGGCGCACCCACGAGCGGCGCACCCGCCGGCGCTTTCCCGAGGATGAGCACCGGCTGCCGGTGCTCTACGTGACCGTCCCGCCGGCGGCGACCGCGCGGATGCTGGCCGTGGAGTTCGCCCGCTTCCTCGGCCTGAGCTTCACCGCCCGGGCGAACCTCACCGACGTCACCGAGGCGGTCTGCACCACCGCCACCCGCACCCGCGTGGAGCTGGTCTGCGTCGACGAGCTGCACAATCTCAACCTGGCCACCCGCGCCGGCGCGGAAGTCTCCGACCAGCTGAAGTACTTCGCCGAGCGGCTGCCGGCCACCTTCTGCTACGCCGGCATCGACGTGGAGGCGCAGGGCCTGTTCGCCGGCGTTCGCGGCCGGCAGATCGCCGGCCGGTTCACCGTCATCCCGGCCACCGCGTTCGCCTACGGCACCACCGAGCAACGCGAACAGTGGCGCGCGCTGATCGCCACCATGGACGGCACCCTGCGGCTGCACCGCCACCGCCCCGGTGACCTGCTCGCCCTCGAGGAGCACCTCTACCGGCGCAGCGGCGGGATGATCGGCAGCCTCTCGCAGCTGGTCCGCGGCGCGGCGATCCTGGCCATCGAGGACGGCAGCGAACGCATCACCCGCGAGCTGCTCGAGACCGTCCCGGTCGACTACGCCGCCGAACGCGCCGCCACCCCGCCCCGGGCGGTCGGCAACCGGGGCGGCCGGAAGCAGGCCGCGGGCTGA
- a CDS encoding IS110 family transposase, translated as MSIVAETVEHVVGIDTHARTHTYCLLHARTGAVIDTATFPTTKAGNARAIGWIVRRGQGSVLAAIEGTSSYGAGISAALLERGFDVAEVRPAARSTHAHAGKSDTLDAEAAARSVIGRDYDTLARPRQSGTRTDLRILLASRSIIDQQRTANRNALTALLRAVDLGVDARKPLTDAQIRTIAAWRTSRAASSEVSAIARREGRRLAVAVLEQTESLKTNHRELRQLTEQLAPGLQEVPGLGPVTAAIIVCAYSHRGRIRSEAAFAALGGIAPLPASSGNTTRHRLSRSGDRQLNRAFDIAVRSRMSYDAATRDYVARRRAEGRSNREIRRCLKRYVCRSVFRQLQTCMA; from the coding sequence ATGAGCATCGTCGCCGAGACCGTCGAGCACGTCGTCGGCATCGACACCCACGCCCGCACGCACACCTACTGCCTCCTGCACGCCCGCACGGGAGCAGTCATCGACACCGCGACCTTCCCGACGACGAAGGCGGGCAACGCTCGCGCGATCGGGTGGATAGTGCGCCGCGGCCAGGGCAGCGTTCTCGCTGCCATTGAGGGCACCTCGTCCTACGGCGCCGGCATCAGCGCAGCTCTGCTCGAGCGCGGCTTCGACGTCGCGGAGGTTCGACCAGCAGCCCGGTCCACGCACGCTCACGCCGGCAAGTCCGACACCCTCGATGCCGAAGCAGCAGCCCGTTCGGTCATCGGCCGCGACTACGACACTCTCGCCAGGCCTCGTCAGTCAGGAACCCGCACGGACCTGCGGATTCTCCTGGCATCCCGCTCGATCATCGACCAGCAGCGCACCGCCAACCGCAACGCGCTCACCGCGCTACTGCGCGCCGTCGACCTCGGCGTTGACGCGCGCAAGCCCCTGACCGACGCCCAGATCCGCACCATCGCAGCCTGGCGGACCAGCCGGGCCGCGTCCTCGGAGGTCTCGGCCATCGCGCGGCGCGAAGGCCGTCGTCTCGCGGTTGCGGTGCTGGAGCAGACCGAGTCGCTCAAGACCAATCATCGCGAGCTGCGTCAGCTGACCGAACAGCTCGCTCCCGGCCTGCAGGAGGTTCCCGGACTTGGACCGGTCACCGCGGCGATCATTGTCTGCGCGTACTCCCACCGAGGGCGGATCCGCTCCGAAGCGGCATTCGCAGCCCTGGGTGGCATCGCACCGCTGCCAGCGTCCTCGGGAAACACGACGCGACACCGATTGTCCCGATCAGGCGACCGACAGCTCAACCGCGCCTTCGACATCGCCGTCCGCAGCCGCATGAGCTACGACGCCGCCACCCGCGACTATGTCGCCCGCCGGCGCGCAGAAGGACGCAGCAACCGAGAGATCCGCCGCTGCCTCAAGCGCTACGTCTGCCGGTCTGTCTTCCGCCAACTTCAGACCTGCATGGCTTGA